A stretch of Anaerolineae bacterium DNA encodes these proteins:
- a CDS encoding LysM peptidoglycan-binding domain-containing protein yields the protein MVQSGDVLGSIALQYDLEVQDILAANPGLTERSILRVGQEIVIPASASGEAADQEPLPVAEPLVHTVETGDNLLYLADKYGTTVSDIIAANPGLTRNSILSLGQKIVVPTPTAETASAAPEPEPTATPEPQFIEHAIERGDTLGYLANKYGTTLEEILAANPGLTKYTILSVGQKVRVPVPSQSGGPDPTPTAAAAEAVPTAGATALAAAPTATASLLSLGGPAQPRALEPLSPRGGARVVPRELILMWTGVGDLAPDLWYVVHIWRVGEPGDTLTGWTRATSWRSTEDLVARWGAGAHLFWDVGIGREIAVAGAGQPRFESAGPRTEPQDFYLGAD from the coding sequence GTGGTTCAATCGGGAGACGTGCTGGGCTCCATCGCCCTCCAGTACGACTTGGAGGTGCAGGACATCCTAGCTGCCAACCCGGGCCTGACGGAGCGCTCCATCCTGCGGGTGGGGCAGGAGATCGTCATACCTGCTTCAGCATCCGGCGAGGCTGCCGACCAGGAGCCCCTCCCGGTTGCCGAGCCCCTCGTACACACCGTTGAAACGGGTGACAACCTCCTGTATCTGGCCGATAAGTACGGTACCACCGTTAGCGACATCATAGCTGCCAACCCCGGGCTCACCCGCAACAGCATCCTGAGCCTGGGGCAGAAGATCGTTGTCCCCACGCCGACTGCGGAAACGGCCTCAGCTGCACCTGAACCAGAGCCCACTGCCACCCCCGAGCCCCAGTTCATCGAGCACGCCATCGAGCGGGGCGATACTCTGGGTTATCTGGCCAACAAGTACGGTACCACCTTGGAGGAGATCCTGGCTGCGAACCCCGGGCTTACCAAGTACACCATATTGAGCGTGGGCCAGAAAGTGAGAGTTCCCGTGCCCTCGCAGTCGGGCGGCCCGGATCCCACCCCTACCGCGGCGGCGGCCGAGGCTGTCCCCACCGCCGGAGCCACCGCCTTGGCGGCCGCCCCCACGGCCACCGCCTCCCTGCTGTCCCTGGGCGGGCCGGCCCAGCCTCGAGCCCTGGAGCCTCTCTCGCCGCGGGGCGGTGCCAGGGTCGTCCCCCGCGAGCTCATCCTGATGTGGACCGGAGTGGGCGATCTCGCCCCGGACCTGTGGTACGTGGTCCACATCTGGCGCGTGGGTGAGCCCGGCGATACCCTCACAGGCTGGACTCGGGCTACTTCCTGGCGATCTACCGAAGATCTGGTCGCCCGCTGGGGCGCGGGCGCTCACCTGTTTTGGGACGTGGGCATCGGCCGCGAGATCGCTGTCGCTGGCGCCGGCCAGCCCCGCTTCGAGTCGGCCGGTCCTCGCACGGAGCCACAAGACTTCTACCTTGGGGCAGACTAG
- a CDS encoding HDIG domain-containing protein — MTRDEAWSLVTEHIQSLSLRRHMLAVEAAMRAYARRFGEDEEYWGAIGLVHDFDFEQHPEMGGDLPQERWHCFAGARILRERGYPEEVVQDVLSHAQYAGVPRDTLLRKALFAVDELTGLISAVALVRPSKSIMDVKVKSVRNKWKDKAFAAAINRQDIEQGAAELGVELNEHIAVVLEAMQGIADDLGLAGEPG, encoded by the coding sequence ATGACCCGTGACGAGGCCTGGAGCCTGGTGACCGAGCACATTCAAAGCCTTAGCCTGCGCCGGCACATGCTCGCCGTGGAGGCAGCTATGCGCGCTTACGCTCGCCGGTTCGGCGAGGACGAGGAATACTGGGGCGCTATCGGCCTGGTCCACGACTTCGACTTCGAGCAGCACCCGGAGATGGGCGGCGACCTGCCGCAGGAAAGGTGGCACTGCTTCGCCGGGGCCCGCATCCTGCGCGAACGCGGCTACCCGGAGGAGGTCGTCCAGGATGTCCTCTCCCACGCTCAGTACGCTGGCGTTCCCCGGGACACCCTGCTACGCAAGGCCCTCTTCGCCGTGGACGAGCTTACCGGGCTCATCTCGGCCGTGGCCCTGGTGCGCCCCTCTAAGTCCATCATGGACGTCAAGGTGAAGTCCGTGCGCAACAAGTGGAAGGACAAAGCCTTCGCTGCCGCCATCAACCGGCAGGACATCGAGCAAGGCGCTGCCGAGCTGGGGGTGGAACTCAACGAGCACATAGCCGTCGTGCTCGAGGCTATGCAGGGCATCGCCGACGATCTGGGCCTGGCGGGCGAGCCCGGCTAG
- a CDS encoding AbrB/MazE/SpoVT family DNA-binding domain-containing protein → MGKVLAGGGKMLTTLSSKGQVVIPKDIRKALRLSPRTRFHVRVVDGSIVLDPIGTSAIDAACGMFQGVDLLSDLEEEHRREVAADEQEPLHP, encoded by the coding sequence ATGGGTAAGGTGCTGGCTGGGGGTGGCAAGATGCTGACAACCCTTTCCTCGAAGGGGCAGGTCGTAATACCGAAGGACATCAGGAAGGCCTTGAGGCTTAGCCCAAGGACCAGGTTCCACGTCAGGGTCGTTGACGGCAGTATCGTCCTGGACCCCATCGGCACCTCGGCGATTGACGCGGCCTGTGGCATGTTCCAGGGGGTGGACCTGCTGTCGGACCTGGAGGAGGAGCACCGCAGAGAGGTCGCCGCCGATGAGCAAGAGCCGCTTCATCCTTGA
- a CDS encoding type II toxin-antitoxin system VapC family toxin produces the protein MSKSRFILDTWAILAFLQSEEPAVARVRELLTDAEAGVADACMSLISLGEAFYIVARRRGRKQARATVAAIRSLPIGLLDVAEEPVLAAAEVKSRYAISYADAFAVAAAAELAGTLVTGDPEIVRWCHGIVGIEPLRRAGR, from the coding sequence ATGAGCAAGAGCCGCTTCATCCTTGACACCTGGGCGATCCTGGCGTTTCTCCAGTCCGAAGAGCCCGCCGTAGCTCGCGTCAGGGAGCTGCTGACAGATGCCGAAGCGGGCGTGGCCGACGCCTGCATGTCGCTCATCAGCCTGGGCGAGGCGTTCTACATCGTCGCCAGGCGGCGGGGACGCAAACAGGCGAGAGCCACCGTAGCCGCCATCCGCAGCCTTCCGATCGGCCTTCTGGACGTGGCCGAGGAGCCAGTGCTCGCCGCCGCAGAAGTGAAGTCCAGGTACGCCATCTCCTATGCAGACGCCTTCGCGGTGGCAGCGGCGGCGGAGTTGGCGGGGACACTCGTCACCGGAGACCCGGAGATCGTGCGTTGGTGTCACGGGATCGTCGGGATCGAGCCTCTGCGCCGGGCGGGTCGGTAG
- a CDS encoding DUF2283 domain-containing protein has protein sequence MKPKTDRESDTLYLRLDEAPIFESGVILDFDEEGCLVGIEVLALSTRTEPDKQRIFQLETL, from the coding sequence GTGAAGCCAAAGACAGACAGGGAGAGTGATACCCTCTACCTCCGCCTGGATGAGGCACCGATCTTCGAGTCGGGCGTGATCCTCGATTTCGACGAGGAAGGGTGCCTCGTCGGCATTGAGGTGCTCGCGCTCAGCACCCGTACCGAACCGGACAAGCAGCGCATCTTCCAGTTGGAGACGCTGTAG
- a CDS encoding DUF5596 domain-containing protein — protein sequence MNRRHVLHSLGIADWEEALAPGWDRITARLPETIPFLEPDYVRWACEQAYLPPEVTHLAQAAAGRIAAQPALRALAWYCHCRLFAPGETRPNPRDWPLLTQALGADAGLFNLLLLLSGTPAMQEVHRARGIPAEVVRATVLDLKLHLETGDYRLEHGRWGIGTGILGWLLLHWWGQLYRLGRLQFVPSEFRSPLRAYRHQQTGAVVALSEPGLTYRSDGQRDGSAGVYDPEGRWTTTLEVRAGEVIGYPISPWGYALPEPVSLPEAEWALALAPGHPVLDIHIPAGEPMDFDRCGDSIRQALDFFPRHFPDKPFVGFACHSWILDSQFPDLLPPSSNLVRFQREVYLFPIPRGGGLIHRVFGYGFEERDGTVSPEDLARLPRRTTMQRAFAAHLEAGGRFRGGGCFLLKEDANWGSAYYRTRWPLKQ from the coding sequence GTGAACCGGCGTCACGTCCTCCACTCCCTGGGCATCGCCGACTGGGAGGAGGCCCTCGCCCCCGGGTGGGACCGCATCACCGCCCGCCTGCCGGAGACGATCCCCTTCCTCGAGCCGGACTACGTGCGCTGGGCCTGCGAGCAGGCCTACCTGCCCCCCGAGGTCACCCACCTGGCCCAGGCCGCCGCCGGCCGCATCGCCGCCCAGCCCGCCCTGCGTGCCTTGGCCTGGTACTGCCACTGCCGCCTCTTCGCCCCCGGCGAAACCAGACCCAACCCTCGCGACTGGCCCCTCCTCACCCAGGCCCTGGGCGCCGACGCCGGGCTGTTCAACCTGCTGCTGCTCCTGTCGGGCACGCCCGCCATGCAGGAAGTTCACCGCGCTCGCGGCATCCCCGCCGAGGTCGTCCGCGCTACCGTGCTGGACCTCAAGCTGCACCTGGAGACGGGCGATTACCGCCTGGAACATGGGCGCTGGGGGATCGGCACCGGCATCCTCGGCTGGCTCCTGCTTCACTGGTGGGGTCAGCTCTATCGGCTGGGGCGGCTGCAGTTCGTGCCCTCCGAGTTCCGCAGCCCCCTGCGGGCCTACCGACACCAGCAGACCGGCGCCGTCGTCGCCCTGTCCGAGCCCGGCCTCACCTACCGCTCCGACGGGCAGCGGGACGGCTCCGCCGGCGTGTACGACCCGGAGGGTCGCTGGACCACCACCCTAGAAGTGAGGGCGGGCGAGGTCATCGGGTACCCCATCTCGCCCTGGGGGTACGCTCTGCCGGAGCCGGTGTCCCTGCCCGAGGCCGAGTGGGCCCTGGCCCTGGCACCCGGCCACCCCGTGCTCGACATCCACATTCCCGCCGGCGAGCCCATGGACTTCGACCGCTGCGGGGATTCGATCCGGCAAGCGCTGGACTTCTTCCCCCGGCACTTCCCCGACAAGCCCTTCGTGGGCTTCGCCTGCCACTCCTGGATCCTGGACTCCCAGTTCCCCGACTTGCTCCCCCCCTCGTCCAATCTGGTGCGCTTCCAGCGGGAGGTGTACCTCTTCCCCATCCCCCGAGGGGGCGGGCTCATCCACCGGGTCTTCGGCTACGGCTTCGAGGAGAGGGACGGCACCGTGTCCCCCGAGGATCTGGCTCGGCTGCCCCGCCGCACCACCATGCAGCGGGCCTTCGCCGCCCACTTGGAGGCGGGAGGGCGCTTCCGCGGGGGCGGCTGCTTCCTGCTCAAAGAGGATGCGAACTGGGGCAGCGCCTACTACCGCACCCGCTGGCCGCTGAAGCAGTAG
- a CDS encoding RNA-binding protein, which yields MRIYVGNLPYTAAESDLRELFEGYGEVESVQMIRDRDTGQSKGFAFVEMPNNNEAQAAIQGLNGQPFNNRNLTVNEARPRPERGGGGGGRGGGRGWR from the coding sequence ATGAGGATCTACGTAGGGAACCTGCCGTACACTGCCGCCGAGTCGGATCTCCGGGAGCTGTTCGAGGGTTACGGCGAAGTGGAGTCGGTCCAGATGATACGGGACCGGGACACGGGGCAGTCCAAGGGCTTCGCTTTCGTGGAGATGCCCAACAACAACGAAGCCCAGGCCGCCATCCAGGGGCTGAACGGCCAGCCGTTCAACAACCGCAACCTGACCGTGAATGAGGCCCGTCCCCGCCCCGAGCGCGGCGGTGGTGGTGGAGGCCGCGGCGGCGGTCGCGGCTGGCGCTAG
- a CDS encoding Flp family type IVb pilin — protein MWISYVKAWIEEQKGQDLAEYALLLGLIAVVVIAIVAALGDQISWVFNEISATLAEHGIGG, from the coding sequence ATGTGGATCAGCTACGTGAAGGCTTGGATCGAGGAGCAGAAGGGGCAGGATCTAGCCGAATATGCGTTACTGCTCGGCCTGATCGCAGTGGTTGTGATCGCGATAGTGGCAGCGCTAGGAGACCAGATCAGCTGGGTCTTCAACGAGATCAGCGCAACTCTGGCGGAGCATGGTATCGGCGGATAG